The proteins below are encoded in one region of Chrysemys picta bellii isolate R12L10 chromosome 4, ASM1138683v2, whole genome shotgun sequence:
- the LOC101952030 gene encoding zinc finger and SCAN domain-containing protein 2-like isoform X1, with the protein MEAPCVRDLQGSEDTDGPQGIHRGAEMLHRDEEGSPWQDEALSGEVSEDLPGAEAQPDGAQGAGSAKRKTCPECGKSFVWSSHLAQHRRMHTGERPFQCGECGKSFSRSSNLVKHQGTHTGERPYRCPDCGRGFTDSSNLAAHLRGHAGHKPHRCPQCGKGFARRSHIATHRRTHTGERPFPCPDCGKAFAQRSDLVAHRRTHTGERPYQCTVCGKRFGMSSTLTVHWRTHTGEKPYRCHQCGKGFTQNSGFLIHQRLHAGDKPYKCGQCGKAFSVSSDLLAHRRGHDAGAAAHKCPDCGAGFGASTELLNHQSSAHGEKMPHRCAACGKAFRLHAALGRHQRTHSQQRSHSCCQCGKSFLHCSSLSAHLKTHTGEKPFKCTQCGKDFRQSSALIRHQRTHTG; encoded by the exons ATGGAAGCACCCTGCGTCCGGGATCTCCAGGGCTCTGAGGACACGGATGGGCCACAAGGCATCCACAGAG GTGCCGAGATGCTGCACAGGGACGAGGAGGGGAGTCCGTGGCAGGATGAAGCCTTGTCGGGCGAGGTGTCCGAGGACCTGCCCGGGGCCGAGGCTCAGCCGGATGGAGCACAGGGTGCAGGGAGCGCGAAGCGGAAGACATGCCCTGAGTGCGGGAAGAGCTTTGTCTGGAGCTCGCACCTGGCTCAGCACCGGCGCatgcacaccggggagcggccgttCCAGTGCGGTGAGTGCGGCAAGAGCTTCAGCCGCAGCTCCAACCTAGTGAAGCACCAGGGCACCCACACCGGCGAACGCCCCTACCGCTGCCCCGACTGCGGCCGCGGTTTCACCGACTCCTCCAACCTGGCCGCTCACCTGCGCGGCCATGCCGGCCACAAGCCCCACCGCTGCCCCCAGTGCGGGAAGGGCTTTGCCCGGCGCTCCCACATCGCCACGCACAGGCGCACCCACACCGGCGagcgccccttcccctgccccgacTGTGGCAAGGCCTTCGCCCAGCGCTCCGACCTGGTGGCCCACCGCCGCACCCACACCGGGGAGCGCCCCTACCAGTGCACTGTGTGCGGCAAGCGCTTTGGCATGAGCTCCACCCTGACGGTGCACTGGCGCACCCACACTGGTGAGAAACCCTACCGCTGCCACCAGTGCGGCAAAGGCTTCACCCAGAACTCGGGCTTCCTCATCCACCAGCGGCTGCACGCCGGAGACAAGCCCTACAAGTGCGGACAATGCGGCAAGGCCTTCAGCGTCAGCTCCGATCTCCTCGCCCACCGGAGGGGCCATGACGCTGGGGCTGCGGCCCACAAGTGCCCTGACTGTGGGGCTGGCTTCGGTGCTAGCACTGAACTCCTGAACCACCAGAGCAGTGCCCACGGGGAGAAGATGCCACACCGGTGCGCAGCTTGTGGGAAAGCCTTCCGGCTCCACGCTGCCCTCGGCAGGCACCAAAGAACTCACAGCCAGCAGAGATCGCACAGCTGCTGccagtgtgggaaaagcttcctgCACTGTTCGTCCCTCAGCGCCCACCTGAAGACCCACACTGGGGAGAAGCCCTTCAAATGCACCCAGTGCGGGAAGGACTTCCGCCAGAGTTCGGCCCTGATCAGACACCAGAGGACTCACACGGGCTAG
- the LOC101952030 gene encoding zinc finger protein 239-like isoform X2, producing MLHRDEEGSPWQDEALSGEVSEDLPGAEAQPDGAQGAGSAKRKTCPECGKSFVWSSHLAQHRRMHTGERPFQCGECGKSFSRSSNLVKHQGTHTGERPYRCPDCGRGFTDSSNLAAHLRGHAGHKPHRCPQCGKGFARRSHIATHRRTHTGERPFPCPDCGKAFAQRSDLVAHRRTHTGERPYQCTVCGKRFGMSSTLTVHWRTHTGEKPYRCHQCGKGFTQNSGFLIHQRLHAGDKPYKCGQCGKAFSVSSDLLAHRRGHDAGAAAHKCPDCGAGFGASTELLNHQSSAHGEKMPHRCAACGKAFRLHAALGRHQRTHSQQRSHSCCQCGKSFLHCSSLSAHLKTHTGEKPFKCTQCGKDFRQSSALIRHQRTHTG from the coding sequence ATGCTGCACAGGGACGAGGAGGGGAGTCCGTGGCAGGATGAAGCCTTGTCGGGCGAGGTGTCCGAGGACCTGCCCGGGGCCGAGGCTCAGCCGGATGGAGCACAGGGTGCAGGGAGCGCGAAGCGGAAGACATGCCCTGAGTGCGGGAAGAGCTTTGTCTGGAGCTCGCACCTGGCTCAGCACCGGCGCatgcacaccggggagcggccgttCCAGTGCGGTGAGTGCGGCAAGAGCTTCAGCCGCAGCTCCAACCTAGTGAAGCACCAGGGCACCCACACCGGCGAACGCCCCTACCGCTGCCCCGACTGCGGCCGCGGTTTCACCGACTCCTCCAACCTGGCCGCTCACCTGCGCGGCCATGCCGGCCACAAGCCCCACCGCTGCCCCCAGTGCGGGAAGGGCTTTGCCCGGCGCTCCCACATCGCCACGCACAGGCGCACCCACACCGGCGagcgccccttcccctgccccgacTGTGGCAAGGCCTTCGCCCAGCGCTCCGACCTGGTGGCCCACCGCCGCACCCACACCGGGGAGCGCCCCTACCAGTGCACTGTGTGCGGCAAGCGCTTTGGCATGAGCTCCACCCTGACGGTGCACTGGCGCACCCACACTGGTGAGAAACCCTACCGCTGCCACCAGTGCGGCAAAGGCTTCACCCAGAACTCGGGCTTCCTCATCCACCAGCGGCTGCACGCCGGAGACAAGCCCTACAAGTGCGGACAATGCGGCAAGGCCTTCAGCGTCAGCTCCGATCTCCTCGCCCACCGGAGGGGCCATGACGCTGGGGCTGCGGCCCACAAGTGCCCTGACTGTGGGGCTGGCTTCGGTGCTAGCACTGAACTCCTGAACCACCAGAGCAGTGCCCACGGGGAGAAGATGCCACACCGGTGCGCAGCTTGTGGGAAAGCCTTCCGGCTCCACGCTGCCCTCGGCAGGCACCAAAGAACTCACAGCCAGCAGAGATCGCACAGCTGCTGccagtgtgggaaaagcttcctgCACTGTTCGTCCCTCAGCGCCCACCTGAAGACCCACACTGGGGAGAAGCCCTTCAAATGCACCCAGTGCGGGAAGGACTTCCGCCAGAGTTCGGCCCTGATCAGACACCAGAGGACTCACACGGGCTAG